The following coding sequences lie in one Candidatus Nitrospira allomarina genomic window:
- a CDS encoding AI-2E family transporter has product MPVAIYPVYGSLRNLLHDSPRVSAILVTAGMLVILVWPAVLLGGLLVENGEMVVNHLRDGTLTVPPPPQGLETWPLIGKPLANIWNLASVNIEGALVQLEPQIRMLASWLLAMVTGTGLAILQFFVAVLIAGVLLAYSKSGHQLAHSIGRRLAGDRGAELATLAEATVRSVARGVLGVALIQSLFAGLGFFIAGIPAAGFWAFLCLILGIVQIGVGPVMIPVVIYVFSTQDTLTSVLFLIWSIFVSLLDNILKPIFLGRGLDVPMVVIFMGAIGGLLLSGIIGLFIGAVVLTLGYKLFLAWLEVDQPTHEDQAPKS; this is encoded by the coding sequence ATTCCCGTAGCCATCTATCCGGTGTATGGGTCTCTACGAAATCTGTTACATGATTCTCCTCGTGTGTCAGCAATATTGGTAACGGCCGGTATGTTGGTGATTCTGGTTTGGCCGGCAGTCCTGCTAGGAGGACTTCTGGTTGAAAATGGGGAAATGGTGGTGAATCATTTGAGGGATGGGACACTCACAGTCCCCCCGCCCCCGCAGGGGCTTGAGACTTGGCCGTTAATTGGAAAACCGTTAGCCAATATCTGGAACCTGGCTTCCGTGAATATTGAGGGAGCTCTCGTCCAACTTGAACCCCAGATCAGAATGTTGGCAAGCTGGCTCCTGGCTATGGTCACAGGGACAGGTCTGGCAATCTTGCAATTTTTTGTGGCGGTATTGATCGCCGGAGTGCTCCTGGCCTACTCCAAGTCCGGCCATCAGCTCGCGCATAGTATTGGCAGACGCCTGGCTGGAGACCGGGGAGCGGAGCTTGCGACCCTTGCAGAGGCGACCGTGCGGAGCGTGGCGCGAGGCGTATTGGGGGTGGCCCTCATCCAGTCGCTATTTGCAGGGTTGGGATTCTTCATCGCGGGAATCCCTGCAGCAGGATTCTGGGCATTTTTGTGTCTTATCCTGGGCATCGTGCAAATCGGCGTCGGGCCCGTCATGATTCCCGTGGTCATTTACGTGTTTTCAACACAGGATACCCTGACATCTGTCCTATTTCTGATATGGTCAATTTTTGTCAGTCTGCTTGATAATATTCTCAAACCGATCTTTTTAGGACGCGGACTGGATGTCCCAATGGTGGTGATTTTCATGGGTGCCATCGGGGGATTGCTCTTGTCAGGTATTATTGGCTTATTTATTGGAGCGGTGGTTTTAACCTTGGGGTATAAATTGTTCCTGGCATGGCTGGAAGTAGACCAGCCTACCCACGAGGACCAGGCGCCCAAATCATAG